A single genomic interval of uncultured Pseudodesulfovibrio sp. harbors:
- a CDS encoding DUF3108 domain-containing protein, with protein MKMRKAVFTVFMILFLSHPAHGGLKMPFGPGEKLTYEIHWTFIHAGDAVLEVMPDTEMNGVLARHFKATAKTVPWVDKFYKVRDFMDAWTDLDVTHALRYKKDQNEGKYHKKVDLIFDREPSQTRRYVRGDLKHTLEQPLDVFDPMSVLFSFRKQPLYKTMRFKSNVTDGKKSVVGEAYVEGMDDIETPMGVIRCFRVRLDVKHISGVFKKSKDAELLVWFSADERRLPVKVRSKVVVGHFTLELVDYQPPSADGQAAVGE; from the coding sequence ATGAAAATGCGAAAAGCGGTTTTTACCGTATTCATGATCCTGTTTCTGTCCCATCCGGCCCATGGCGGGCTGAAAATGCCTTTTGGTCCCGGTGAAAAATTGACCTACGAGATTCACTGGACGTTCATCCATGCGGGTGACGCCGTGCTTGAGGTCATGCCCGATACCGAGATGAACGGCGTTCTGGCGCGTCACTTCAAGGCCACGGCCAAGACTGTTCCATGGGTGGATAAATTCTACAAGGTCAGGGATTTCATGGATGCGTGGACCGATCTCGATGTGACGCATGCGCTTCGTTACAAGAAAGATCAGAATGAGGGGAAATATCACAAGAAGGTTGATCTCATATTTGATCGCGAACCCAGCCAGACCCGCCGATACGTGCGCGGCGACCTCAAGCACACGCTGGAACAGCCGCTGGATGTCTTTGATCCCATGTCCGTGCTGTTCAGTTTCCGCAAGCAACCGCTGTACAAGACCATGCGCTTCAAATCCAATGTCACGGACGGCAAGAAGAGCGTGGTGGGCGAGGCATATGTCGAGGGAATGGACGATATCGAGACCCCCATGGGCGTGATCCGCTGTTTCCGTGTCCGCCTCGACGTCAAGCATATTTCCGGCGTGTTCAAGAAGAGCAAAGATGCGGAGCTGCTTGTCTGGTTCTCTGCCGATGAGCGGCGTCTTCCGGTCAAGGTCCGGTCCAAGGTCGTGGTCGGGCATTTCACCCTTGAGTTGGTGGACTATCAGCCGCCGTCAGCGGATGGACAAGCTGCGGTTGGCGAGTAG
- a CDS encoding solute carrier family 23 protein — MASLSNKDDSGHPQTSPGIVLLLAAQHVIVLFSGIILVPVMLVNIYNLSSGSAHYFISATTLCAAAATLMQLFRGKHFGLGSPMFMGTSGAFMACAHSAFELGGGSLFAAMVLLSAPFQLAFSYCIRFLRHILTPTVGGVIIMLAVVGLLKDSISTWTNANMALAWTGDMKILTGAMTIAVMIVIEWFGRRKLRPWSLPLGILAGCGFAAIAGLPVLPDLSDSPWLGFAMTHWPGLQFSTTSPEHWTLLLTFVLAIFATSVKYTGDAMVLQQVTSPGKKKIDYDAVQGGLYANGASIILSGLACAMPSTSHSANIPLMEMTGTATRRVAVVASLLLVAISLSPKMLHLLINLPQPVIGGVGVVLVGHLFSAGMKLVAMEMNHRNGLIAGLSLCAGLISERGDFFPAEFPDYLAPLTHNGVALGGIVAIVLTVATRISIERGVRITTLPKLTELPHFKQLLTDRISRFKLDQDRLKYLELACEEVFLYMREECRQIDYSGPVTFTIRQTQNGLGVEASGGTRFSSEADELVAQEVCCPAKLGEEDLNALGMILLGHVATDVSHVTIAGYTFIGFTLPEKG; from the coding sequence ATGGCTTCCCTGTCCAATAAAGACGACTCCGGCCACCCCCAGACTTCGCCGGGTATAGTCCTGCTGCTTGCGGCACAGCATGTCATCGTGCTGTTTTCCGGCATCATTCTGGTGCCGGTCATGCTGGTAAACATCTACAACCTCAGCTCCGGCAGCGCCCACTACTTCATCAGCGCGACAACCCTGTGCGCCGCAGCGGCCACACTTATGCAGCTTTTTCGCGGCAAGCATTTCGGCCTCGGCTCACCCATGTTCATGGGCACGTCCGGCGCATTCATGGCATGCGCCCACTCCGCATTCGAACTCGGCGGCGGCTCCCTGTTCGCGGCCATGGTACTCCTGTCCGCACCGTTCCAGCTCGCTTTCAGCTATTGCATCCGCTTCCTGCGCCACATCCTGACGCCCACTGTCGGCGGAGTCATCATCATGCTCGCCGTGGTCGGCCTGCTCAAGGATTCGATCTCCACATGGACCAATGCCAACATGGCACTCGCCTGGACCGGAGACATGAAAATACTGACCGGAGCCATGACCATCGCGGTCATGATCGTCATCGAATGGTTCGGCAGGCGCAAGCTGCGCCCGTGGAGCCTGCCGCTGGGCATTCTGGCGGGATGCGGCTTTGCAGCGATCGCAGGGCTTCCGGTACTGCCCGACCTGTCTGATTCCCCATGGCTGGGCTTTGCAATGACACACTGGCCCGGACTCCAATTTTCAACGACAAGTCCCGAACACTGGACCCTGCTACTCACATTCGTCCTCGCCATTTTCGCCACCAGCGTGAAATACACCGGCGACGCCATGGTTCTGCAACAGGTCACCTCACCGGGCAAAAAGAAAATCGATTATGACGCGGTACAGGGCGGGCTTTACGCAAACGGCGCGTCAATCATCCTTTCAGGGCTGGCCTGTGCAATGCCCTCCACCTCCCATTCCGCCAACATCCCGCTCATGGAAATGACCGGCACGGCAACCCGCAGGGTCGCGGTTGTGGCCTCGCTGCTGCTTGTCGCCATCTCGCTGTCACCCAAGATGCTGCACCTGCTCATCAACCTGCCGCAACCCGTTATCGGCGGCGTGGGCGTGGTGCTCGTGGGCCATCTTTTCTCGGCAGGCATGAAGCTGGTGGCCATGGAAATGAACCACCGCAACGGACTGATCGCGGGACTCTCCCTATGCGCGGGGCTGATCTCGGAACGGGGCGATTTCTTTCCCGCTGAATTTCCCGATTATCTTGCGCCCCTGACACACAACGGCGTGGCTCTCGGCGGCATCGTGGCCATCGTCCTGACCGTCGCGACCCGCATCAGCATAGAACGCGGCGTCCGCATCACCACGCTCCCCAAGCTGACGGAGCTCCCGCACTTCAAGCAGCTCCTCACAGACAGGATCAGCCGGTTCAAGCTGGATCAGGATCGTCTCAAGTATCTGGAACTCGCCTGCGAAGAAGTATTCCTCTACATGCGTGAAGAATGCAGGCAGATCGACTATTCCGGCCCGGTCACCTTCACCATACGCCAGACCCAAAACGGACTCGGCGTCGAAGCGTCCGGCGGCACCCGATTCTCCAGCGAAGCCGACGAGCTGGTCGCACAGGAAGTCTGCTGTCCTGCAAAGCTGGGGGAAGAAGACCTCAACGCCCTCGGCATGATCCTGCTCGGGCATGTCGCCACGGACGTCAGTCACGTAACCATCGCAGGCTACACCTTCATCGGATTCACACTGCCCGAAAAAGGCTAA
- a CDS encoding CHASE4 domain-containing protein, protein MKLRNATFISLGILILAILGIQLFAANYRVRDNFESLEREMVASDARRALKGMQRELTSLDTILWDWASWDDMYAFVQDRDQTFFDANLDYKSFDFDIFQLLVLTNNEGEVIAGSAIDAAGARDDALLEGVLETLKDLPLPSLGKGRGAGGLILLPQANLLVARRPVLTSDDSGPARGSLLLARVVDDAFFQRLSIQLELSVVAKPIPATPDSRSARIIHILGGQPEISVAAEDKDIIKGEVLLNNLDGVPAFMLSVIERRRIAAQGRRVAVYDSLFLTAVLAVFSLLIFYVLQKKILSRLERLNRDVQQMDLGGTSFGAVVVDGQDEISELGQSVNRLLDRIARDHAALLQAHDGLEEEVSRRTAELEEANRELLVLDKAKTQFLSSTSHELRTPLTSIQGFLKLMNRTFRNKYHAKLVSAGVERRVLDRHMENYDVALAETNRLRLLVDDLLDLNKIEAGVLEWSEEVVEVDEIVRVVEELGAKLFAKEPEVEFVVEADTGGLAVWVDRVRIQQVLQILVYNASRFTDVGQVKLSVHPHGEAAVEFSVTDTGQGIAEEDINHVFDIFYRIQSGGELSGSVFATGLGLPLCQRILQHCGSELQVESEFGKGTKFTFVLPLK, encoded by the coding sequence ATGAAACTGAGAAATGCGACATTCATTTCCTTGGGAATACTGATTCTCGCCATTTTGGGGATTCAGTTGTTTGCGGCCAATTACCGGGTCAGAGACAACTTCGAGTCTCTGGAACGGGAGATGGTTGCATCCGATGCGCGCAGGGCATTGAAAGGGATGCAGCGGGAGTTGACGTCGCTGGATACGATCCTTTGGGACTGGGCCTCCTGGGATGACATGTATGCTTTCGTTCAGGACCGGGACCAGACCTTTTTTGATGCGAACCTTGATTACAAGAGTTTTGACTTTGATATTTTTCAACTTCTGGTCCTTACCAACAATGAGGGAGAGGTCATTGCCGGCTCTGCCATTGATGCTGCCGGGGCAAGAGATGACGCCTTGCTGGAAGGAGTGCTGGAGACGCTCAAGGACTTGCCGCTTCCCAGTCTTGGCAAGGGGCGGGGGGCAGGTGGACTGATCCTTCTGCCGCAGGCCAACCTGCTGGTCGCGAGACGTCCCGTCCTGACTTCGGACGATTCCGGACCCGCCAGAGGCAGCCTGCTGCTGGCCCGCGTTGTTGACGATGCCTTTTTTCAGAGGCTTTCCATCCAGCTGGAATTGTCTGTGGTTGCGAAACCCATTCCGGCGACACCTGACAGCCGTTCGGCGCGAATAATTCACATTTTGGGCGGGCAGCCCGAAATCTCTGTCGCGGCTGAGGACAAGGACATCATCAAGGGGGAGGTCCTGCTCAACAATCTTGATGGTGTGCCCGCTTTCATGCTGTCCGTCATCGAGAGACGTCGTATTGCCGCGCAGGGGCGCAGGGTTGCGGTATATGATTCCCTTTTCCTGACTGCCGTGCTTGCCGTATTCAGTCTGCTTATTTTTTACGTTCTGCAAAAAAAGATACTTTCCCGTCTGGAGCGGTTGAACAGGGACGTGCAGCAAATGGATTTGGGTGGCACTTCCTTTGGAGCAGTCGTTGTTGACGGGCAGGATGAGATTTCGGAACTCGGGCAGAGCGTGAACAGACTGCTGGATCGCATCGCCCGGGACCATGCGGCCTTGCTTCAGGCCCATGACGGACTGGAAGAGGAAGTCTCCCGGAGAACAGCGGAATTGGAGGAAGCCAACCGGGAACTGCTTGTTCTGGACAAGGCCAAGACCCAGTTTCTTTCGTCAACGTCCCATGAGCTGCGTACGCCGCTTACTTCGATTCAGGGATTCCTCAAGCTGATGAACCGGACGTTCCGCAACAAGTATCACGCGAAGCTGGTTTCCGCCGGGGTGGAACGCCGCGTTCTTGATCGGCATATGGAAAATTATGACGTCGCCCTTGCCGAAACAAATCGGCTGCGTCTGCTTGTCGACGACCTGCTTGATCTGAACAAGATCGAAGCCGGGGTGCTTGAGTGGAGCGAAGAAGTGGTCGAGGTCGATGAGATCGTCCGTGTGGTTGAAGAACTCGGCGCGAAACTGTTTGCCAAAGAGCCTGAAGTCGAGTTTGTCGTGGAAGCCGATACCGGCGGTCTCGCGGTGTGGGTGGACCGGGTTCGGATTCAGCAGGTGTTGCAGATTCTGGTGTATAACGCATCCCGGTTTACGGACGTCGGGCAGGTGAAGCTGTCTGTACATCCCCATGGCGAGGCGGCTGTCGAGTTTTCCGTGACAGACACAGGTCAGGGGATTGCCGAGGAAGACATCAACCATGTCTTTGATATCTTTTATCGTATCCAATCCGGCGGGGAGTTGTCCGGTTCGGTTTTTGCCACCGGCCTTGGGTTGCCTCTGTGTCAGCGGATTCTGCAACACTGCGGTAGCGAGTTACAGGTCGAGTCCGAGTTCGGCAAGGGAACGAAGTTTACATTCGTGCTGCCGTTGAAGTAG
- a CDS encoding CBS domain-containing protein, with translation MMLRKRAWDMMRDEFPTVQEDASLAETIRVMREAMVDAPDSQVVVVLTKSGKLKGTINLWKLFKAVKQSVLKDENLKQDGEVDWDQQFANACLICTQMRLDDYLIKNPPVLKPNEPILLVLDTFLKSRRDWALVMEGDRVMGVVYVTDVYREMTRDMMKIFK, from the coding sequence ATGATGCTCAGAAAACGCGCATGGGACATGATGCGCGACGAATTTCCCACTGTACAGGAAGATGCCAGTCTGGCCGAGACCATCCGCGTCATGCGCGAAGCCATGGTGGACGCACCGGATTCACAGGTGGTCGTCGTTCTGACAAAGAGCGGCAAGCTCAAGGGCACCATCAACCTGTGGAAGCTGTTCAAGGCGGTCAAGCAGTCGGTTCTCAAGGATGAAAATCTCAAGCAGGACGGCGAAGTGGACTGGGATCAGCAGTTTGCCAACGCCTGCCTGATCTGCACGCAGATGCGCCTTGACGACTACCTCATCAAGAATCCGCCCGTGCTCAAACCAAACGAGCCCATCCTGCTCGTGCTCGACACCTTCCTCAAATCCCGCCGCGACTGGGCGCTGGTAATGGAAGGCGACAGAGTCATGGGCGTGGTCTACGTGACCGACGTCTATCGTGAAATGACCCGCGACATGATGAAGATATTCAAATAG
- the rlmD gene encoding 23S rRNA (uracil(1939)-C(5))-methyltransferase RlmD: protein MSLKKDDVIQCEIESLAFGGRGVARVDGMAVFVAGGLPGDTVSARIVKAKKRFAEAVTESIVTPSDRRVQPECPHFGTCGGCAIQDLDYSEQLAQKAAQVESALFRIGGVESLVMDEPVASPEIWNYRNKMEFAFEQRPDGVHLGLRGQLPAGEKGLAPVLDIDECHLCDAWDVEIMKFVREFCQESGVAAYHPQTRSGFWRHLVIRHTSMGEVMVHLITTADERKYSLVKTLGEQFVERFPEMAAFAHSTRERRSTLAFGEHIQSRLGQKFVEERLTSGDREVRYHISPNAFFQTNSAGAAKLFGTVAEYGEFTGSETLLDLYCGAGAIGIFLADKVRQVIGYELNEESVSKAWASAKLNRLNNCEFVAASLDRGIDDLSDLPKPDVIVVDPPRSGMQERTAEDILKLAPAKIIAVSCDPATLARDVKRLAAKYELKRARAVDMFPHTHHIETVALLVRK, encoded by the coding sequence ATGTCCCTCAAGAAAGACGACGTCATACAATGTGAAATCGAATCCCTCGCCTTTGGCGGCAGGGGAGTTGCCCGCGTAGATGGCATGGCCGTGTTCGTTGCCGGAGGATTGCCCGGAGATACCGTCTCAGCCCGCATCGTCAAGGCGAAGAAACGTTTTGCCGAAGCCGTGACCGAATCCATTGTCACGCCGTCTGACCGCCGTGTGCAGCCGGAATGCCCGCACTTCGGAACCTGCGGCGGCTGTGCCATTCAGGATCTCGACTATTCCGAGCAGCTTGCCCAGAAGGCAGCACAGGTCGAAAGCGCACTGTTCCGCATCGGCGGCGTGGAATCGCTGGTCATGGACGAACCTGTGGCCTCTCCCGAGATCTGGAATTACCGCAACAAGATGGAGTTCGCCTTTGAGCAGCGCCCTGACGGTGTGCACCTCGGTCTGCGCGGTCAATTGCCAGCCGGGGAAAAAGGACTCGCTCCTGTCCTCGATATCGACGAGTGTCACCTCTGTGATGCGTGGGATGTCGAAATCATGAAGTTCGTTCGTGAGTTCTGTCAGGAGTCCGGTGTGGCAGCCTACCATCCCCAGACCCGTTCCGGTTTCTGGCGGCACCTTGTCATCCGCCATACTTCCATGGGCGAAGTCATGGTCCACCTCATCACCACTGCGGACGAGCGCAAGTACAGTCTCGTCAAGACCCTCGGCGAGCAGTTTGTCGAGCGTTTTCCGGAAATGGCCGCTTTTGCCCATTCCACTCGTGAACGCCGTTCCACGCTTGCTTTCGGTGAGCATATTCAGTCCCGGCTCGGACAGAAATTCGTGGAAGAGCGGCTGACTTCCGGCGACCGCGAGGTCCGGTATCACATTTCTCCCAACGCCTTTTTCCAGACGAATTCGGCCGGGGCAGCCAAGCTGTTCGGCACTGTTGCCGAGTACGGTGAGTTCACCGGTTCCGAAACCCTGCTCGATCTCTACTGTGGGGCCGGGGCCATCGGTATTTTTCTTGCCGACAAGGTGCGGCAGGTCATCGGCTATGAGCTGAACGAGGAGTCCGTGTCCAAGGCATGGGCCAGCGCCAAGCTGAACAGGCTCAACAACTGTGAATTCGTCGCAGCCAGCCTTGACCGCGGCATTGATGATCTGTCCGATCTTCCCAAGCCCGACGTGATCGTCGTGGACCCGCCGCGTTCCGGCATGCAGGAACGGACCGCTGAGGACATCCTCAAGCTCGCGCCCGCAAAGATTATCGCGGTCTCCTGCGATCCCGCGACTCTCGCCCGTGACGTGAAGCGCCTCGCCGCAAAGTACGAACTCAAGCGCGCCCGTGCCGTGGACATGTTCCCGCACACGCACCACATCGAAACCGTGGCCCTGCTCGTACGGAAATAG